A window of Drosophila subobscura isolate 14011-0131.10 chromosome E, UCBerk_Dsub_1.0, whole genome shotgun sequence contains these coding sequences:
- the LOC117890870 gene encoding LOW QUALITY PROTEIN: uncharacterized protein LOC117890870 (The sequence of the model RefSeq protein was modified relative to this genomic sequence to represent the inferred CDS: deleted 1 base in 1 codon): MRWMDDCLPASSASLLSLHTAFCLSSCRPLAGVAAPRVNGKATATFANFAATTTTRKRQEQQKQTDLHKCICIHLFDGRALYCSYVLDGPAKWRQKISKTKSAKQSTTKTEHEPFPNGKT; this comes from the exons ATgcgatggatggatgactGCCTTCCTGCCAGTTCAGCCAGCCTCCTGTCTCTCCACACAgccttctgtctctcttcctgCCGCCCACTAGCTGGCGTGGCAGCTCCACGGGTAAACGGCAAAGCGACAGCAACATTTGCTAACTTTGctgcaacgacaacgacgcgAAAGcgacaagagcaacaaaagcaaacggaT CTAcataaatgtatctgtatccatCTATTCGATGGCCGTGCATTGTATTGCAGTTACGTGCTCGATGGTCCAGCAAAATGGAGACAAAAAATCTCTAAAACAAAATCGGCAAAACagagtacaacaaaaacagaacacGAACCGTTTCCAAATGGAAAAACTTGA
- the LOC117890497 gene encoding uncharacterized protein LOC117890497 codes for MDQWTGVHRAFIIRAYYKSNDSISAAQRLFKKQFSIYQTPPTNVIKSWLRTFEGTGSSQAGGGTRSSLPQIFCTICNNCLSNEKNFSSSVK; via the exons ATGGACCAGTGGACGGGTGTACACCGGGCGTTCATCATACGCGCCTACTACAAGAGCAACGACTCCATCAGCGCCGCCCAGAGGCTGTTCAAGAAACAGTTTAGCATTTACCAGACACCGCCCACGAATGTGATCAAATCCTGGCTGCGCACCTTCGAGGGCACCGGCTCCTCGCAGGCTGGCGGCGGCACACGCTCCTCCCTTCCA CAAATCTTTTGCACCATTTGCAATAATTGCCTGAGTAATGAGAAAAACTTCAGCAGCTCCGTGAAGTGA